In Phaseolus vulgaris cultivar G19833 unplaced genomic scaffold, P. vulgaris v2.0 scaffold_17, whole genome shotgun sequence, the sequence aataatttttaaatttatatttaactagttacaatgttttaactaccagttaatttaaattctagagttagtagttaattaaataccaatttaaaaattaatgtataaattttattaataatatactttagataccaataataattttagtttttagaatagtatataatttagtcaatatagtaaataattatgtttggtctctaaaaattatttttttatataatataatgattttctttatagtgtatatgatattattttatatgattaACTCATGacttattttagttaaataaagGTTCCAATAATATAAGATACAAAGGAGATGAAAATTTAGATATTATGAAAAGCAGTtatctaaaatttaattataattagttTAGTTGGAGATGAGGTTATAGTTAAATTGAAAGGGGTGTGAAGGGACATATAGGGAATAGCAAGCATTTAGAAGAGTGGTTAAAAGGGTTGGAGATGATGTTGTGTTTTGATAGGAGGAGGGAAAAATGTACCCCTATCAACTAGACATGTTATTACCCTTATTGAATTCAACTTCTTCACCTTATTTTATGCAAACCAACATCATGCCTCCAATTCATCATATGCCAAATCGGTGCTTTCTCACACCCTTACAATCAAACTATACCAAACCAATTCAAATAACAACTATTTTAATTACCTTcactaaatacaaattatatttaactttAACTAGATATGTTTTTTCACTTATtgttttttagttaaaatatatttacaataaattaaaagataaaagtatGTGTACGCTATCCTTAatctttaattataaataaatactaattttatttataccataaatagataaatatgcataaaagaaatattacatAAGTCTAACAAAAGCAAAAGCCAAAATACATGCACCTTCTACCAAAAATAACTCTACAATTAATCATCCGTACTTTTCTAATACTCCTTTATTATTCAATcattcaacaaaatataaatcACACGAAGAACCATTCAAAACAGAATGCATATTCACTGGTTGAtgattttgtttaatttaacGAAACCTTAACTTGTGAATGGAGAAGAATTGTGTAGTTGAAATGGTATTGTTATGATTGTTTTATGGAAATCAGGAACAGAGTGAAGGTGCTAGAAGGATGCTAATGAATAAGGCGTCATAGAAATTTgaataattgaataataaaggaatattagaaaaaatatgagtaattaatcaaataattgtGTTTGGTAGGAAGTGTATTAATTGAGAACAATTCATGATTAATGAAGATGAGAGCCATTTAGAACACATGAGTATTTTTAGTATTCTATGTTAGCCGTTaggttaaaattaaataaaaaaattagatttggTGTAagtcttttaatatatataatgctGTCTGATATTAAGTAAAGAAAACCTGAAACTAAAAGGATGTTAACCGCcgaatatttttaaatttaaggataacttgttcaaaataatttcatttagtAAAGATGGGATCTCCTCTATCAACGGAGAATTTAAACCATGCTTCAATTAAGTTACTGGAAAAAAATACACTGTACCCTTTactaaaagtaaataaattcttcaattctttttataaaaaatcttatattattttaaaaaactcaatttttaatattcataattatttttatatctttccATTTATCTCCACAAAATCTACGTCAACCTTTAGCAATTCATTTACTAATTTCCTTTCTATAAACAACACTTGTAAAAATTGCTTGTAAAAATTGCTAGCGTACACACTAAGAAGTGATTTAGAAACAACCACTAaattattttgttgttgtacGTGTTTGCCTGTCTATCGGTAACAACTAACAAGTTCATTTGACTTTTGAACTGGATTATTATTCTTCATTTGATTGAGATGACCTAATCAAAGAATCTTAAATAATGAGCGGCTATTTATGAAACAATGAATAGTAGTTATATGACTAATTCAAAGAACTCATAACAGTCAACTCAAAGAATATCACCTGATCAACTTATAAATATTCACTCTCCAAGAAGTACAATCTATCTAATTTCATACTCTTAACTCCCATACTATTAATAACCTATTATTCTTGagctcttactgacttgagcattgAGAGTGTTTTTCAGGTGGACATCCCCTTTCACATTAGAGACCAACTAAGAGCTCACTCCCGAGGAACATCCGGTTCTCACCGAATCGCACTCCCGAGCTCATTTTCGGTAGGAAtatttggcgcccaccatggggcctGGTAAAACTTTTCCCAGGACCATTATAGACATTTGGACATATACTCTCAATATGAGTACTCGACAagaaaacacaaataaaatgaTGGGGGACCCCTCCGAACAAACAAGGAGGACCTACCAAGAACTGAAGGACGCCCTGGGCCAAATGCGGGAGGAGATGGAACAAAATTGACATATCTGGGAGAGCAACACAGAGTAGAATTGCTAACACTACAGGGTAACCCGCGACACTTGGAGCATACTGCCGAGTCCCAGAGAGTTCCCCCAAAAAAATCGAATCAATAGGAGAGGTCGATATCTCGCACTCCCACCATATCATCTTGGAGAGGAATCCCATCGAGTTCCACACAAGACAGGACGGGGCAAGGGAGCCATGGACACGAACATCAACCCTTCAAGGAACTCCCTAACCCGTTGATCAACCGCACAATGAATACCAACTTAAGAGGTTTTCACCCCCTCATAGATGAGGTCATGAGGGTCTAGCTGCCCCAAAGATGGAGTTGGCCCAATATGGAGAAATACTTGAGGACCTCTGATCTTAAGGCACATGTTAAGGCCTGTATGATCCAGACTCAGCTATTCTCAAAGGATATGGACGTGCACTACATGTTGATTCCCACCACTCTGGAAGGGGTGTCCTTGGAATGGTATTACTCTCTACCCAGGAACTTGGTAGACATTTTTGACACGTTCTATGGTCGGTTCCTCGCCAGGTTCGCGGATTGCAAGCCCATGGCTGCCACCTCGACATCCTTGCACAATGTCGTGCAAGAGGAAGCAGAAGGCTTGAGGCAGTTCATGGTCCGATTTGCTCGAGCTACTTTAAACATACCCGACCTGCACCCAACAATGTCTGTGCATGCCTTGCTAGTGGGGCTACGTCCagggaagaagaaaaatatataagcaTCGAGGAGAATGTCGATGCACGAAAGAAGGCAATGAAGGCACCAACTGCGACAGCCTTCACTAGCCACAAGAGAAAGAGGTAAGAGAAATCTGAGAACTACACCCCTCTGAATACTTTGAGGGAAATTGTGCTACCATAGGCCTGCAACTTAGAGCTTTTACGCCTACCATCTCCAGCCCCCAATAACCCTTAGGGGGATCAAACAAAACATTGCAACTATCACCAAAATTCGAGGCATAACATAGAAGAATGCTTCAAGGTGAAGGACCTCTTGGAGGAGCTTGTCAAGTTGGGAGCCTTAAATTGTTTCATCTCTCGGGTCGAGAACAGTCGGGGCAGAGGGTCAAGCCAAGGTCGAGGAAAGGGAAAATCAAATTGAGGACGAGGTGGTAGGGCAAGAAGTTACCACTGAGCTGATTGAACTGGTACCCCAGAAATAAGCAGGGCAAGAACGACCCAACATGAAATGGGAGAATCCTAGCAAGAGCTTTAGAATTAGGAGGGGCAATTGTCAACATGGGTCGTGGAGAGATCAACACCATTGCTGGTGATTTCGTCGTTGTTGGTCCTACCAGTTCAACAAGAAAAAGACACATTCGAAGTGTCAATGTTGTTAGCCTCCTACCACCACAAGTCTGATATGATTTTCTCTTTACAAATGAGGATCGGTCAACCAGAGACCCTAAACAAGACGCTCCCGTAATAATCACGGTCACTATGGCAAATTGGAGGTGAAGCAAATCCTGATTGAGAAAGGTAGTTCGACCGACATCCTATTTTGGTCAGTGTTCAAAAAGTTGGATATCTTAGAGGACCAGATTCAAACATACCCCGGCTTGTTGCTCGGCTTTGTTGGGAAAGAGACCACACAATGGGGTATATAGATCTCTTAACCACATTTGGCATGGGAGAGGTACATCGACCCATAACAATGTGGTACATACTAGTGAATGTGGATACCTATTATAATGTCATCATATGCAAAAAGACCTTGAACTAGCTGGTTGCAGTGGAGTCAACACCTCACATGGCCATGAAATTCCTCGATGAGAGAGGAAACATGATCACCGTCAAGGCGGAGCCCAAGGTAGCCAGAGAATGCTACGCCCAAAGCTTGAAAATTACCCCTTACTCGGTGTCGAGGCCAGGCAAGGAGGGGACAAGCCTAGACCTGTCCTACCTGGAGGAGACAGACGCACCAACTGATCAGGATAAGTGGAAGGCTTCCAGAGTGTGCCACATAGAAAAACCTGGGGATCTGAGCCCCTTTTACGATAAACGACCCCATGAATCGGGAGTCACAGACATTGAATTGGACAGTAGGGCGGAGTTTGACGAGAACAGACCATCATTTGATGAGTCCATGATTGTACTACAACTGGGCACTACCACAACACAATCCACTAAGGTCAGGCACTTCGTGGATCATTAAGAAATGAGATTGAAAGTGCATTAAAACTTAACTCAAACCTCTTTGCCTGGGATACCTCCGACATACCTAAAATCAATCCCGACTTTGTCTGTCACAAGCTCTCCATCATACCCAAGAGAAATCGATCTCGCTGAGGAAAAGGAGGTTGGGAGACGAGAGAAGAGCGGTAACAGATCAAGAAGTAAAATAATTGCTTCGGGTCGATTTCATCAGAGAGGTAAACTACACCACATGGCTACCCAATGTGGTTATAATGAAGAAAGCTAGTGGTAAGTGGCGAATATggttatcttggagtctcccaccactccaagtggcgtgaccaccaTCATCATCCATAAGCTTCCTCTATCTCTTCATTTCTTCCTTCCTTGCACCATTTCCATTTCCTTTTATattcttgtgttcttctttttcctttttgatttttccatcTTGTTGCTTCCATTATATGCTTTAATTCCGCacctcttcatcatcatcatcatcactatataattgtgttttctctttgtcctctagaagtgaaccttcacacttacttaaccacttggttaagttcatgtcTAGTGGGGATATtttttgggtttctcaccatattatgcttaaaactaaaaaaccataaacaaagtgcaacccATCAAAATATGCAATCTTAAAATGAACTCCCATCAAGCTTTAAGTTATGCCTTTCTATAGTCCCAAAGAGTTCTTCTAGGTCGGATATGTACCCCTCTGCTTTCGttgaggtgaccaccatgtcgtccacatatgCTTGGACATTCCATTCGAGAATTGGTAGCAGAATTCGATCCATGAGCCTCTGATAGGTTGCCCCCGCATTCCTTAATCCGAAGGGCATGACCTTGTAACAGTAGTTGGTTGCTTCGGCCATGAAAGCCGTTTTATTCTCGTCTTTTGGATGCATCCGAATTTGGTGTCCAAGAAGCTCAGTAGACCACAACTTGAGATGTTGTCTACTAAAAGTGAAGACCAAACAAGCAGGGGGTAGGGATCCTTGGGGAAAGCTTTATTGGGATCaatgaaatcgacgcacattctccacttctcATTTTCCTTTTTTACCATGACAATGTTTGCTAACCACTCGGAATATGGGATTTCCATTATATGGTTAGCTTTGAGGAGTTTTTGAATCTCCTCTTACATGGCGAGACGCTTTTCCTCAATGAATTTTCTTTGCTTTTGAATGATGGGTTTGGCCTTCTCATCTATGGTGAGACGGTGACACACAAAAACTGGATTAATCCCAAGCATGTCAGCGGacgaccatgcgaaggcattcATGTTTCTTGAAATGACTTTGCCAATTTTATCCTTCAGCTCCTTACAAAGTGCGGCTGCAAGCTTGAACTTCTTACCATTTACCTCCAATTTTTGAACTTCCCCAGCGGGTCCAGGTCGCCTTTCGTTGCAGGGGTCGACCTTTACTTCCACACCTGGTCCTCCCATTTGGATGATAATTGTGTAGGTGCCCCTACAGTTTCTGATGttagttgattttaggattgttcattttatggtgtgacactttacttagattgagattttaggaatttaaaAGTGAAGACCTTAGGAAAttccccactggacattaacttaaccaagtggttaagtagatgtgaaggttcatttcacaaaggcaaaaggaaaagacaattataaggtgcGAAATTAAAGAACAACGAAAATAAACCAGAATAGAATTGTCGAATGGAAACAAggaaaaccaaacaagaacatgatacaaagagtaaaatgaaatgacaatggaagaatagatgaaggaaggagaaaactTATGTGATGAATTTGAGAagtggaacacgccacttggagtgtgattggcctccaagataagtgaagataactgccacttgagagctctcaatactcacaagataagacctaaatgctaagaggaatttaaacctcactaacacctcacacaatttgtgcagagtaacacttcttctattaatttcaacttgtgaAAACAAAGGGAGAAACCTCCTATTTATAAGAAGAGGGTAGAAGGGGAAAAATGGTGTGACCTAGGTCATTGACTAAGGTCAAAGTCGCACCATAAGCCTAatcttctagaagctaggttaagTTATCTACCTTACAAGGCTTCATGAGCTAAAAAACTATGCACCCCCCCCCATTTGTGCTAAAGACACCTActctactgaaattaaaaataatgaagcAAAATGACGCTCAACACCCAAAATTCGTGCTTTGCTCCTGGTGCTCCTCTGGGGTATGGTAGGTGCTGAGGTTATGTCTCCTGCCCTGACCCTAGGTCTTGGTTCATGCTCTTAGTCTTCCTCCTCAGAGGTTGGGCCTGTTCAGTTGGTGCCCTCTCTCCTAAGTCCTCATCAGTTTCTCATACTATTCTCGTAACATTTGCGTGCCATTTTTTGATCTACTTTCATTGTGATTATCTTTCCTTTGGGTGAAGGCAACTTCAAGTTCATGTGGGTGGTAGAGGCTACCGTGCCCAACCTATTTAATGAAGGTC encodes:
- the LOC137817159 gene encoding uncharacterized protein codes for the protein MEKYLRTSDLKAHVKACMIQTQLFSKDMDVHYMLIPTTLEGVSLEWYYSLPRNLVDIFDTFYGRFLARFADCKPMAATSTSLHNVVQEEAEGLRQFMVRFARATLNIPDLHPTMSVHALLVGLRPGKKKNI